AGCACAAGGTGGGTGTGATTATCCCCTAGCAAGTGCCCCCACAGGTAGAGTCGCCACCCTGTGAAATAAGGTGAGTTTGTGGTGCACCACTTGGGcgcctgcatgtctctctctagtAAGCCAATCTCTCAATGTCTCAGCACTATGCatgtatctccatctctctcaaacACTTTCCCTGTTTTTGTCACTGGAGACATACAAAAGAGCTACCTGTTAAATTCCCCGACAACTGCCCTTACATGGCTTATGTTTAATGGTTTGTCATTTAATTCACTCTCAGAAATGGTTTGAGGTAGGTCTGGTTGCATTCATGTAAATTAAAGGCTACATGTGGCCTTAACTTTACTTCCCTTCAACATCGGCAAGGCTGAAGAGGTCAGTCAGTGGCTTCACTTGTAGAATAGGGAACATGATagaaatgtacatttacatttagtcatttagcagacgctcttatccagagcgacttacagtaagtacagggacattctccccgaggcaagtagggtgaagtgccttgcccaaggacacaacttcatttgcacagccgggaatcaaaccagcaaccttcggattactagcccaattccctaaccgctcagccacctgactccctatgtatGGGGATGTATATTAAAATGTAtattaggattttttttttttttttatcaaatgtttttattaattaaaattgATTTGATGTTTAAATAATGAGCTTGCATTAGTAGTTGAACCGGTAATACTCAAACCAGAGCCATGGAGAAAAGCTATTTATCTCTGACTCAAACTTGTTGGTAACCCGGAAATAATTACAACCGTTTCACAGAGCGCTCTATCGGTAACCCGGAAGTGGTAGTGTAAACTCAGAAGAGAACCACATGAACGTCGGTGTGACGATAAAGAAGCAGTAGAAACAAAAGTTGCCGGTGGAAATTTGACAATTACTCccttaaatacataaatactgCAAACATGTGAGTATAAAAAATACGTTACATGATGTATAGACTCAGTAAATATTTCTTAGGACTTGATGCAAAATTAATGGAGAATGTCGACGGCTAAAAAGCTAGCCACAACATCTAGCATGCAAACAATCTCGATAATTTAACCATCTTTTCACTGTAATTAGGCTACTAACTTGTTATTCTACATGGTTTGTATGTTACTGATAGATACCCCTTCTATTATAAACCAGTAACATGAACCTAATCATGAAAGGTATAGTGCTTCAGCTAGCAAGCTATTTGCTAGTTTTTCTTTATCTAAGATACTGCTAAACTCATCAATAGTAGCTAGCATGTTCAAGAGTGAGATTACAGATATGTAGGCTAGTGGTGGTATTTTAAGTAATCCATTCATTTAATCGCGTCTATTTTTCTTGATGTAACTGACTGTTCCCATGTCCCCTTACAGGAGTCTATTAAATAAACCCAAGTCAGAGATGACCCCCGAGGAGCTCcagaaaagggaggaggaggagttcaaCACAGGACCCTTGTCTGTGCTCACCCAGTCAGTCAAGAACAACACACAGGTCCTCATTAACTGCCGTAACAACAAGAAGTTACTTGGCCGCGTCAAAGCCTTTGACAGGTAAAGTTTTAACTGCTAACAATGAGCAATCCATTGTACAGTGATTTATAGATCTCTTTAAAATATACTATATCTAAGACCACACTCCAATGTAACTGTCTTCATAATTCTCCTTCAAATAGTGCTTTTTTTGCTGTTCTTTGAC
The genomic region above belongs to Osmerus eperlanus chromosome 11, fOsmEpe2.1, whole genome shotgun sequence and contains:
- the snrpd2 gene encoding small nuclear ribonucleoprotein Sm D2; translation: MSLLNKPKSEMTPEELQKREEEEFNTGPLSVLTQSVKNNTQVLINCRNNKKLLGRVKAFDRHCNMVLENVKEMWTEVPKSGKGKKKSKPVNKDRYISKMFLRGDSVIVVLRNPLITGK